One genomic window of Elaeis guineensis isolate ETL-2024a chromosome 2, EG11, whole genome shotgun sequence includes the following:
- the LOC105051077 gene encoding uncharacterized protein isoform X2 — translation MMAKAAAKKGRPRKKRKGRIARPDLPVPVLLRRPPHPPSPAPERPRRTLRPRRRRRALHDFTDDEVEERGRRKLKLVLKLPNITPSRRDERCSDSPARASRSRRIPSSGHVSSSSSSASSSSHVDDEEEEEEEAEGEETIKPPKKRRIEGCDDGVGSDGSGDQERGSKNVLRRCSKGSFSGLSSKSFAGTPLPERKTLEAILDKLQKKDTYGVFAEPVDPEELPDYHDVIEHPMDFGTIRKKLASNAYLSFEQFEDDVFLICSNAMQYNAPDTIYFRQARSIQDMARQKFQKLRVDVKCAETAGKPEEKIKLNSMEKKPLMKSLCRTAQEPLVSDISSAATLASTGDTGTGLSMAQANGVEAQVIDNGFADGSSSLGESKSEKADELSARSSPAKLGQKPFVIDENRRATYNISEQQSVIEPDSMFDVYEGEMRQLVAVGLHAEYLYARSLARFSASLGPTAWEITSKRIEKALPAGVKFGRGWVGEFEPLRTTVLSFENHKQQQLGLNPSIQFKLASRKDKEAKDRLQATQNCESKDIRLGLKRQKTTGASNKACNLVKERDHPKRTTKLKQGLSGVTAETQPSVSSAGLQQQKQATVNSAKAYTNCSEHVRPWHSTSVSGIPLETALQKPDFHSEAGGFRSSGIISWDRNNGQPGHLKQPEAVASQSRNEVLSMEFWGLSNGKATGNSGSCRPGTTLGFISEHEPGKTAGNFACGSLEQGINNHSRLTGLQTLNKPNISNIAIDAPKSFSSAVIASGRENTSAAAAAAARAWMSIGASAECKAVAGKGLPNNQVGSASLHKFAWKTPNSPSRIHEDSKARHVPQFFQQPNQVTSEESKVHDKELVIFPQLVATDLKRFHGQSPWQGLIPQTQQKQSMDMRPPDLNINIGFPLPGSPVHQSSGILKDSQQPDLALQL, via the exons atgatGGCAAAAGCGGCGGCGAAGAAGGGCCGGCCGCGGAAGAAGCGCAAGGGCCGGATCGCACGCCCCGATCTCCCGGTCCCCGTCCTCCTCCGCCGCCCCCCTCACCCTCCATCGCCGGCGCCCGAGCGCCCCCGCCGCACCCTCCGCCCACGCAGGCGGCGCCGCGCCCTCCACGACTTCACTGACGACGAAGTTGAAGAGAGGGGGAGGAGGAAGCTGAAGCTCGTCCTCAAGCTCCCCAACATTACTCCTTCAAGAAGGGATGAGCGGTGCTCCGACTCGCCGGCGCGCGCTTCTAGGTCTCGGAGGATTCCATCTTCCGGCCACGTGTCATCATCCTCGTCGTCCGCGTCGTCCTCCTCGCACGTGGATgacgaggaggaggaagaggaggaggcggaAGGGGAGGAGACCATCAAGCCCCCCAAGAAGAGGAGGATCGAGGGTTGTGATGATGGCGTTGGCTCGGATGGATCCGGTGACCAGGAG AGAGGAAGCAAGAATGTGCTCCGAAGATGCTCCAAGGGCTCTTTTTCAG GGCTATCATCCAAGTCGTTCGCAGGAACTCCTTTACCGGAGAGGAAAACACTGGAGGCGATTCTTGATAAGCTTCAGAA GAAAGACACATATGGGGTGTTTGCAGAGCCAGTGGATCCGGAAGAG CTTCCTGACTACCATGACGTAATTGAGCATCCGATGGACTTTGGCACTATAAGGAAGAAGCTTGCCAGTAATGCCTACCTCTCCTTTGAGCAATTTGAG GATGATGTCTTCTTAATTTGCAGTAATGCCATGCAATATAATGCACCAGACACCATATACTTTAGACAG GCACGTTCCATACAAGACATGGCAAGACAAAAATTTCAGAAGCTAAGAGTTGATGTTAAATGTGCTGAAACAGCGGGAAAGCCTGAAGAGAAAATTAAATTGAACTCCATGGAAAAGAAGCCACTAATGAAGTCCCTGTGCAGAACTGCACAAGAGCCTCTTGTCTCTGATATCTCTTCAGCTGCCACTCTTGCCTCCACAGGGGACACAGGCACTGGGTTGAGCATGGCACAGGCTAATGGTGTTGAAGCTCAAGTCATTGATAATGGGTTTGCAGATGGCAGTTCTTCTCTGGGTGAGAGTAAGTCGGAGAAGGCGGATGAACTTTCAG CAAGGAGCTCTCCTGCAAAGCTTGGGCAGAAGCCATTTGTGATTGATGAAAATCGACGAGCAACTTACAATATATCTGAGCAACAGTCTGTGATTGAACCTGACTCGATGTTTGATGTTTATGAGGGCGAGATGAGGCAGCTGGTTGCT GTTGGACTCCATGCGGAGTACTTATATGCAAGGAGCTTGGCTCGTTTTTCTGCTTCCCTTGGGCCCACTGCCTGGGAAATAACCTCTAAGAGAATTGAGAAAGCATTACCTGCAGGAGTAAAATTTGGCCGTGGATGGGTTGGGGAATTTGAGCCACTTCGGACAACTGTTCTGTCTTTTGAAAACCACAAACAGCAGCAGCTAGGTTTGAATCCAAGCATTCAGTTTAAGTTGGCATCAAGAAAGGATAAGGAGGCTAAAGATAGATTGCAAGCCACCCAAAATTGTGAGTCTAAGGACATCAGGTTGGGTCTTAAGAGGCAGAAAACCACTGGAGCATCGAATAAAGCATGCAATCTTGTGAAGGAGAGAGATCATCCTAAAAGAACTACAAAACTGAAGCAGGGTTTGTCTGGTGTTACTGCTGAAACCCAACCCAGTGTCTCTAGTGCTGGATTACAGCAGCAGAAGCAGGCAACTGTTAATTCTGCTAAGGCTTACACTAATTGTTCAGAGCATGTCCGACCATGGCATTCAACCTCTGTGAGTGGCATTCCTCTTGAAACAGCTTTGCAAAAGCCTGATTTTCATTCTGAAGCTGGGGGTTTTAGGTCATCTGGGATAATTTCATGGGACAGGAACAACGGGCAGCCTGGACACCTAAAACAGCCGGAAGCAGTGGCATCACAAAGTAGAAATGAAGTTTTGAGTATGGAATTCTGGGGATTGAGTAATGGGAAAGCAACAGGGAACTCTGGTAGTTGTAGACCAGGTACTACTTTGGGATTTATCTCTGAGCATGAGCCAGGAAAAACGGCAGGTAACTTTGCCTGCGGTAGTCTTGAGCAGGGGATCAACAATCATTCAAGGTTAACTGGTTTGCAGACATTGAACAAGCCAAATATTTCAAACATAGCTATTGATGCTCCAAAATCCTTTTCTTCAGCTGTCATTGCATCTGGTAGAGAGAATACCAGTGCTGCAGCAGCTGCTGCAGCCCGAGCGTGGATGTCTATTGGAGCTTCAGCAGAGTGTAAAGCAGTTGCTGGTAAGGGACTTCCAAACAACCAAGTAGGATCTGCATCCCTTCATAAATTTGCTTGGAAAACCCCAAACTCACCTTCAAGGATTCATGAAGATTCTAAGGCAAGACACGTGCCTCAATTCTTCCAGCAACCCAACCAGGTTACCAGTGAAGAATCTAAGGTTCATGACAAAGAATTGGTTATTTTTCCCCAATTAGTTGCAACTGACTTAAAAAGATTTCATGGCCAGTCTCCATGGCAAGGTCTAATTCCCCAAACCCAGCAGAAGCAGAGTATGGATATGCGTCCTCCAGACTTAAACATAAACATTGGTTTCCCGCTTCCTGGGTCCCCTGTTCATCAATCGTCAGGCATTCTTAAGGACTCTCAGCAGCCTGACTTGGCTTTGCAGCTGTAG
- the LOC105051077 gene encoding uncharacterized protein isoform X1, producing MMAKAAAKKGRPRKKRKGRIARPDLPVPVLLRRPPHPPSPAPERPRRTLRPRRRRRALHDFTDDEVEERGRRKLKLVLKLPNITPSRRDERCSDSPARASRSRRIPSSGHVSSSSSSASSSSHVDDEEEEEEEAEGEETIKPPKKRRIEGCDDGVGSDGSGDQERGSKNVLRRCSKGSFSVGSGLSSKSFAGTPLPERKTLEAILDKLQKKDTYGVFAEPVDPEELPDYHDVIEHPMDFGTIRKKLASNAYLSFEQFEDDVFLICSNAMQYNAPDTIYFRQARSIQDMARQKFQKLRVDVKCAETAGKPEEKIKLNSMEKKPLMKSLCRTAQEPLVSDISSAATLASTGDTGTGLSMAQANGVEAQVIDNGFADGSSSLGESKSEKADELSARSSPAKLGQKPFVIDENRRATYNISEQQSVIEPDSMFDVYEGEMRQLVAVGLHAEYLYARSLARFSASLGPTAWEITSKRIEKALPAGVKFGRGWVGEFEPLRTTVLSFENHKQQQLGLNPSIQFKLASRKDKEAKDRLQATQNCESKDIRLGLKRQKTTGASNKACNLVKERDHPKRTTKLKQGLSGVTAETQPSVSSAGLQQQKQATVNSAKAYTNCSEHVRPWHSTSVSGIPLETALQKPDFHSEAGGFRSSGIISWDRNNGQPGHLKQPEAVASQSRNEVLSMEFWGLSNGKATGNSGSCRPGTTLGFISEHEPGKTAGNFACGSLEQGINNHSRLTGLQTLNKPNISNIAIDAPKSFSSAVIASGRENTSAAAAAAARAWMSIGASAECKAVAGKGLPNNQVGSASLHKFAWKTPNSPSRIHEDSKARHVPQFFQQPNQVTSEESKVHDKELVIFPQLVATDLKRFHGQSPWQGLIPQTQQKQSMDMRPPDLNINIGFPLPGSPVHQSSGILKDSQQPDLALQL from the exons atgatGGCAAAAGCGGCGGCGAAGAAGGGCCGGCCGCGGAAGAAGCGCAAGGGCCGGATCGCACGCCCCGATCTCCCGGTCCCCGTCCTCCTCCGCCGCCCCCCTCACCCTCCATCGCCGGCGCCCGAGCGCCCCCGCCGCACCCTCCGCCCACGCAGGCGGCGCCGCGCCCTCCACGACTTCACTGACGACGAAGTTGAAGAGAGGGGGAGGAGGAAGCTGAAGCTCGTCCTCAAGCTCCCCAACATTACTCCTTCAAGAAGGGATGAGCGGTGCTCCGACTCGCCGGCGCGCGCTTCTAGGTCTCGGAGGATTCCATCTTCCGGCCACGTGTCATCATCCTCGTCGTCCGCGTCGTCCTCCTCGCACGTGGATgacgaggaggaggaagaggaggaggcggaAGGGGAGGAGACCATCAAGCCCCCCAAGAAGAGGAGGATCGAGGGTTGTGATGATGGCGTTGGCTCGGATGGATCCGGTGACCAGGAG AGAGGAAGCAAGAATGTGCTCCGAAGATGCTCCAAGGGCTCTTTTTCAG TTGGTTCAGGGCTATCATCCAAGTCGTTCGCAGGAACTCCTTTACCGGAGAGGAAAACACTGGAGGCGATTCTTGATAAGCTTCAGAA GAAAGACACATATGGGGTGTTTGCAGAGCCAGTGGATCCGGAAGAG CTTCCTGACTACCATGACGTAATTGAGCATCCGATGGACTTTGGCACTATAAGGAAGAAGCTTGCCAGTAATGCCTACCTCTCCTTTGAGCAATTTGAG GATGATGTCTTCTTAATTTGCAGTAATGCCATGCAATATAATGCACCAGACACCATATACTTTAGACAG GCACGTTCCATACAAGACATGGCAAGACAAAAATTTCAGAAGCTAAGAGTTGATGTTAAATGTGCTGAAACAGCGGGAAAGCCTGAAGAGAAAATTAAATTGAACTCCATGGAAAAGAAGCCACTAATGAAGTCCCTGTGCAGAACTGCACAAGAGCCTCTTGTCTCTGATATCTCTTCAGCTGCCACTCTTGCCTCCACAGGGGACACAGGCACTGGGTTGAGCATGGCACAGGCTAATGGTGTTGAAGCTCAAGTCATTGATAATGGGTTTGCAGATGGCAGTTCTTCTCTGGGTGAGAGTAAGTCGGAGAAGGCGGATGAACTTTCAG CAAGGAGCTCTCCTGCAAAGCTTGGGCAGAAGCCATTTGTGATTGATGAAAATCGACGAGCAACTTACAATATATCTGAGCAACAGTCTGTGATTGAACCTGACTCGATGTTTGATGTTTATGAGGGCGAGATGAGGCAGCTGGTTGCT GTTGGACTCCATGCGGAGTACTTATATGCAAGGAGCTTGGCTCGTTTTTCTGCTTCCCTTGGGCCCACTGCCTGGGAAATAACCTCTAAGAGAATTGAGAAAGCATTACCTGCAGGAGTAAAATTTGGCCGTGGATGGGTTGGGGAATTTGAGCCACTTCGGACAACTGTTCTGTCTTTTGAAAACCACAAACAGCAGCAGCTAGGTTTGAATCCAAGCATTCAGTTTAAGTTGGCATCAAGAAAGGATAAGGAGGCTAAAGATAGATTGCAAGCCACCCAAAATTGTGAGTCTAAGGACATCAGGTTGGGTCTTAAGAGGCAGAAAACCACTGGAGCATCGAATAAAGCATGCAATCTTGTGAAGGAGAGAGATCATCCTAAAAGAACTACAAAACTGAAGCAGGGTTTGTCTGGTGTTACTGCTGAAACCCAACCCAGTGTCTCTAGTGCTGGATTACAGCAGCAGAAGCAGGCAACTGTTAATTCTGCTAAGGCTTACACTAATTGTTCAGAGCATGTCCGACCATGGCATTCAACCTCTGTGAGTGGCATTCCTCTTGAAACAGCTTTGCAAAAGCCTGATTTTCATTCTGAAGCTGGGGGTTTTAGGTCATCTGGGATAATTTCATGGGACAGGAACAACGGGCAGCCTGGACACCTAAAACAGCCGGAAGCAGTGGCATCACAAAGTAGAAATGAAGTTTTGAGTATGGAATTCTGGGGATTGAGTAATGGGAAAGCAACAGGGAACTCTGGTAGTTGTAGACCAGGTACTACTTTGGGATTTATCTCTGAGCATGAGCCAGGAAAAACGGCAGGTAACTTTGCCTGCGGTAGTCTTGAGCAGGGGATCAACAATCATTCAAGGTTAACTGGTTTGCAGACATTGAACAAGCCAAATATTTCAAACATAGCTATTGATGCTCCAAAATCCTTTTCTTCAGCTGTCATTGCATCTGGTAGAGAGAATACCAGTGCTGCAGCAGCTGCTGCAGCCCGAGCGTGGATGTCTATTGGAGCTTCAGCAGAGTGTAAAGCAGTTGCTGGTAAGGGACTTCCAAACAACCAAGTAGGATCTGCATCCCTTCATAAATTTGCTTGGAAAACCCCAAACTCACCTTCAAGGATTCATGAAGATTCTAAGGCAAGACACGTGCCTCAATTCTTCCAGCAACCCAACCAGGTTACCAGTGAAGAATCTAAGGTTCATGACAAAGAATTGGTTATTTTTCCCCAATTAGTTGCAACTGACTTAAAAAGATTTCATGGCCAGTCTCCATGGCAAGGTCTAATTCCCCAAACCCAGCAGAAGCAGAGTATGGATATGCGTCCTCCAGACTTAAACATAAACATTGGTTTCCCGCTTCCTGGGTCCCCTGTTCATCAATCGTCAGGCATTCTTAAGGACTCTCAGCAGCCTGACTTGGCTTTGCAGCTGTAG